In Candidatus Marinimicrobia bacterium CG08_land_8_20_14_0_20_45_22, the genomic window CCTGCAGTGGCATTGCGGATAAAATTATTGGAACCAACACCACTAATTTGGGAACTGTACTCCGAGTGAGTAAAGCATGCCTCCTTGTTGAGGAAACTTGATACACTTGGGAGGTGCCCACCGTTACGATGCGGTTCCCCTAATTCCGCTTTTGTTCATTGCAGGATGAATTTTATAGGAAATTCGTTTGATTCGTGATCCAAGACTTAAGTGAAATGAATCTCCGGAATGCTTCTCAAATCCGCTAATAAATCTTCACGCTTTCGCAAGGGAATCCGCACCGTAAAAGTAATCAATCGGTCATCAAATCCCTGCTGGAATTCCGCAGAATATTTCCGCAAAATTCGCATAACATCGGAGTATTTGTCCATTGGCGATCCAATAACTAGCGCCGTCATGATTTCATAACCCTCTGCTCCGGATTGATCCAGCGCTTTTCCCGCCGTGCTTCCATAAGCTCGAATCAATCCGCCGATTCCCAGTTTGTTACCACCGAAATAACGAACGACGATACAAACCACATCAACCAGTTCTCTTCCTTCAATAGCGGACAGAATGGGCGGACCCGCGGAACAATGCGGTTCTCCTGCATCCGAACTGTGCGCAACGACATCGTTATTCTGAAAAATGCGGTACGCCCAACAAATATGGTCGGCTTTTCGGTGTTCATCTTCGATTTCTGCAATGCGCTTCCGAACCGTCTCAGCAGAATTGACTTTCGTACAGTAAGCAATGAATTTGGAATTCTGGATTTTGGTCTGATAAGTGCAATTTTTAACGATTTGTTTCAACACGATAATCTCATTCAATAAATCCTATCGGTCATTTTAATATCATCAGTTTCTTCGTAATAGACTTCTGTCCGTACTGAATCATCAGAAAATGAATTCC contains:
- a CDS encoding YigZ family protein, giving the protein MIVLKQIVKNCTYQTKIQNSKFIAYCTKVNSAETVRKRIAEIEDEHRKADHICWAYRIFQNNDVVAHSSDAGEPHCSAGPPILSAIEGRELVDVVCIVVRYFGGNKLGIGGLIRAYGSTAGKALDQSGAEGYEIMTALVIGSPMDKYSDVMRILRKYSAEFQQGFDDRLITFTVRIPLRKREDLLADLRSIPEIHFT